In Maridesulfovibrio sp., the genomic stretch AGCTAACACCAATCTCAGACTCAACTCCCCAAACCAGATCTTTTTTATCCGCGCGATACATGGTCCTTACGGCACTGATGGCCAAACCTATCTGCAATCCTTTATGCCTGCAGATAACTACAAATTTGTCATGAATCCCCATTCCATCATGCAGCAGGTGTCTCAGGTCGAGTACAGGAGTAACCCGTCCCCTCAAATTAATAATCCCCTGCATGAACCGTGGTGCTGCGGGCAACAAGGTTACCGGAACCTTTTTTACAACTTCCTGGATTACCATTATTGGTAAGCCGTATTCACGGTCACCGACAACAAAGCTGACCAGTTGAACTTCATCTTCTTCTTTGAGTTTTTCCTCAAAATCAGCGGAACTTCCTTCACCACCGAAATCGTCCACAGGTTTGGGACCTAAGCCGGGTATAACCACATTACGACGGGGATCAACCGGCTCAATGCTGTTGAGCGCAGCCTGTCCGCCGATACCAATGTACTTATCCATAAATGCTTTTTCAGCATCGCTGTACCCGTCGGCCTGCTTTTCTTCGCTGGGCAGGTTTACGTTTTCAACAAAATATTCTTCAGGCGTCTTCATTTCTGATAATCTCTCTTGCCAACTGCATATATTCCTGAGCGCCCCGGGTATTGGGATCAATCCCGAAAATAACCTGTCCGCTGGCGCATGCCTCTCTAAACTTGGTGTCCATATGGATGACAGTGCTGAAAACTTTGTCACCCAGCTTTCTTCTAATCAGATTCAAAATCTTCCTGCAGGCTCCTGCCCGTCCGTCGTACATAGTTGGTAAAGCCATAAACTTCACCGGGCTGGGTAGAACCTTATTTAAAATCTTAATTGTATCAAAGAGCAGCCGGATACCATAAAGAGCCAAAAAGTCAGTCTGAATAGGGATGAGCACCTTGTCCGCAGCAACGATAGCATTGACCAGCAGGACACCTACATGAGGCGGACAGTCGATCAGGATATAATCATAATATTCCTTGATCTCATCCAACGAATTGGAAAGAACCATCCCCTTATTCTTCCTGTCTTTAAGATCAACCTCCAGCTCAGAAAGCCTGATGCTGGCCGGGACAAAGTCAAAACCCACCCATTCGCGCTTCTTGACTATTTTGCCCCAGAGACTCTTGAAATCCGCATCATCATAGAACAGATCATGAGCCGAGGTGGTAACGGTTTCGGGAAAGTATGACATGT encodes the following:
- a CDS encoding ParA family protein — protein: MENNNEEMQLKSTASMAKVFAIANQKGGVGKTTTALTLGEALTRLSKKVLVIDLDPHANASVHMSYFPETVTTSAHDLFYDDADFKSLWGKIVKKREWVGFDFVPASIRLSELEVDLKDRKNKGMVLSNSLDEIKEYYDYILIDCPPHVGVLLVNAIVAADKVLIPIQTDFLALYGIRLLFDTIKILNKVLPSPVKFMALPTMYDGRAGACRKILNLIRRKLGDKVFSTVIHMDTKFREACASGQVIFGIDPNTRGAQEYMQLAREIIRNEDA
- a CDS encoding chemotaxis protein CheW is translated as MKTPEEYFVENVNLPSEEKQADGYSDAEKAFMDKYIGIGGQAALNSIEPVDPRRNVVIPGLGPKPVDDFGGEGSSADFEEKLKEEDEVQLVSFVVGDREYGLPIMVIQEVVKKVPVTLLPAAPRFMQGIINLRGRVTPVLDLRHLLHDGMGIHDKFVVICRHKGLQIGLAISAVRTMYRADKKDLVWGVESEIGVSSDFLLGLYKNGEKLVNILSVDRLVEQILKSEGEGNA